The genomic segment CTTAAAAAAGACAAGACCATTTCCGAAGATGGATTTTTTAAAGGCCAGGAAGAGATCCAGAAGATTACCAATGATTTTATTGAAAGAGTGGACCGGATCAGCGAAGAGAAGGAAAAAGAGATTTTGTCCTTTTAAGGACTTCGCGAGAGCCTGGCCAGGCATCAAGCCCTCATGCCTCAGAGGGGTGCCACGAAGCATGAAAAAGTGAATATCGAATATCGAATATCGAATCATGAATGTTGAAGGAGAGTTTCTTTTAAATTCCGAAATCCGAAATTGGAATCTATTTTTGTACTAAACCGCCATGCCCCGCCTTTTGGGGCCTGGTGACACGAAACATGAAAATACGAATATCGAATAATGCATATCGAATAATGAATATCGAAGGCGGATTCCTGGTCACCTTTCCCCATTCCCGATGAAATTGAGCACTCCTGAAAAAATGCCCCGGCATATTGCCATTATTATGGATGGGAACGGTCGCTGGGCCCAGCAGCGATCCTTGCCCCGCGTGGCCGGACATAAGCAAGGGGTGGAGTCGGTTCGGGAGGCCGTGAGAACCTGCCGGGAACTGGGGATTCAGGTTTTGAGTCTTTATGCTTTTTCGAGAGAAAA from the Deltaproteobacteria bacterium genome contains:
- a CDS encoding ribosome recycling factor, giving the protein LKKDKTISEDGFFKGQEEIQKITNDFIERVDRISEEKEKEILSF